DNA sequence from the Ktedonobacterales bacterium genome:
ACCGCCCTGGCGTTGGGCGTCATGGGCCTTGAAAGCTACGCCGCCTATCTTGGGCCGGTCCAGGCCAGCGAAGGCAGCATCGTACCCGTGAGCGGCAACATCTCGCTCGTCGGCGCGGTGGCGCGCCTTTTTAGCGGCGATCCCCCGCTGCTATCGCCGCCGATCCCTGGGGTCAGCCTCCGGGCAGCCACCCTGCTTGGCGAAGGCGCGGCGGGAGTCGTCCTACTGGGAGCTTTAGCCTGCATTGGCTGGTATCGCTGGCGGTCTCCGGGCGAGGTCACAGAACTGCTCTGCCAGGGTCTGCTCGTCACGGTGACGCTGCTGGTCTTTCCGCTCATCTGGTACTTTGGGTTCATTACCTTGCTGCTGCCTGGCGCGACGACCATCCTGGCGCTGCGCCAGCTTCCCAGGCCGCCGCGCAGGTGGTTTGCGCTGCTCGCGCTCAGCCTGCTTCCGCTGGCCGCGCCATACTCGCTCTTTACCCTGGGCGGATGGCTTCTGGAGCGGCACGCTGTTGGAAGCGTCTGGTTGAGCATGGGCCTGTTTGCGCTGCCAACCTTCGGTCTGCTATTATTTGCAGCCGTACAGGGTCATCTGCTTCACTACGCCAGCGCCCGGCGCGAAACCTGAGCGGCCCTTGCTCCTTCCGGGCTGGGCATTGGCTCGGCGCTCACTTAAGGGTGGAAATCTTCGTTGGGTGGAAGACAGCAATGCACATGTTACGTACCTCTACTCTTCATCAATCAATCACCTCGGCGTTGGGGCTGGCGCTGCTGGCCTTCTGCCTGCGGCTCATCATCATTCCCCTCACCAGCGGGCTTGATTACGACATCACCTCCTACCATATTCAGGCGCAGAGCGTCTTCAGCCATCAGAACATCTACCTGCTGACCAATCGCTACCCCTACCCGCCAGTCTGGATATGGTGGACCGCGCTGGCGCAGTGGGCTTCCACGCTGACCCTGCTTCCTTTTGTCTGGTTCATCAAAATCCCTGCCCTGCTGGGCGATTGCCTGATTGTCGTCCTGCTGCGCCGCTGTCAAGGCGTGGGCGCAGCCCTGTTTTACGCGGCCAATCCCGTCTCTATCCTGGTAACCGCCGGGCAGGGGCAATTCGATGGTCTGGTCATCGCGCTGGTCGTGCTTGCCTGGGCCTGCTGGCGTTCAACGCGCGCCAGTGGTCCATACTGGGCGGCGCTCGCGCTGGGGGGCGCTATTGCCCTCAAAGGCTATCCCATCCTCCTCCTGCCCGCGCTGCTGGCGCCGCTGCCTTCCAACCGCCAGCGTTGGCGCGCCGCCGCACTGGCGCTCACGCCGCTGCTGCTCTCTATCGTAATCTACAGCGCGTTCTTTGGCCTGGAAGGAGCCATGATCACACATGTGCTGATCTACAATAGCCCCCTGAACTTTGGCTGGGCGCTCTATATCCCTTTCCTGATGAATATCCTCTGGCCCGCGGGCTTTCCGGTGGTGATGCTGGCACTGGCCGTGATCACGCGCGTCATCATCCTCCTGATGGTGTACCGTCTGCCGGTCCGGCGGCCAGGCTGGCCGCTCGAACGACACTGGCTGGTCGTCTTGCTGGGCTTGTACGTGCTGGCCCCCGGCGTCTCTGCCCAATACCTGCTGTGGACTTTGCCGTTCCTGGCAATGCTCGATATTCCCTGGGGCTGGCGCTATACCCTTTGCTCGGCTCTGGTTATGTGGGTCTTCTACGTCGCTGTTTACCCTGGGGCAACGCCCTGGGGGTCGAACTTGAGGAACTTTCATCCGGCTCTCTGGTTCCCGGGCTTTGTGGCGCTGAATCTGGTCTGGTGGCTCTTCTGCCTGCTGCTCTGGCGGCGCTGGCTCCGGCCAGAACAGCAGATACCCGGCAAACAAGAGCGGCAAAGCCTGGCTGCCAGGGATCAGATGCAAGCAACTACAGCACCCTGAGTATTTCGCTCTGCTGCCTGCCGGGCTGATACCGATACACAGGCGCCTGGAGAGAGGTTAGAAAAACGAATGGCGAACCGTGAGTACCATGTCCCCACGCTCCCTGTTGCGGAGCCATCAACTCAGGAGGAGCGTCCTCCCGCTGTCCCGATAAAAAAACGCGCGCGCCCGCGCGTCCACGCATCCTGGTACCTCTATACCGCTGCCTGTTGGATTCTCCTTGCCCTCGGTCTGATCCTCCTGGTTCAGCAGGTGGTTCAGGTGAGTCAGATGCCCTCTGACTTTTGCCAGGATTACATCGCTGCCCAACGGCTGGCTCAAGGGACTCCGATCTATCTGCCGCTCAACTCCCCGGCAAACTGTCCCCAGGGCGTGGGAGCCTATGACACGCATCCGCCGCCCTCAGCCTTGCTGGTGTTCCCGCTTGGCTTCTTGTCCTACCCGGCGGCGTCTCTGCTCTGGGGGTGCTGTTTGCTCGCGGCCTATCTGGCGAGCGGTATTTTGCTGCTGCGGGCGCTGGGCTGGTTCTCGCTGCGAGGTGTGGCCCTTTTTGTGATCGGCAGCATCTACTGGCAGCCGCTTATGGGAGCAGAAGGGGATCAGAACTTGTGGCAGTTCTTGCTGCTGCTGCTGGTGATCGCCTGGGTGCTCGAACGGCGCGGCGCTCTGGCCGCTTCCGGCTATCTGTTGGGGGTAGCATGGTTACTCAAACTCTGGCCGAGCGTCCTCTTATTGGGCGCAGTGACTCGCCGCCGCTGGCGGCAGGCGCTGGGAGCCGCCCTGGCAATCGCGCTGGGAACGGCGCTCACCCTCGTAGTACTGGGGCCAGAGACGTATATGAGCTATCTCGGGCCAGTACGAGCCGGAGAAGACGCATGGGCGGCTTACAATGGGAACGTGTCACTGGTTGGTGTCGTCACGCGGTTTCTGGCTGGTGACGGCTTCCTGCTGCCGCCTGTGCTGTTTGGCGTACCGCTCAAGGAAGCGGTCTTGCTGGGCGAGGCAGCCGCAGGACTGTTCGCGCTGGGCGCTGCGGCCTTCGTTGGCTGGTGTCGCTGGCAGGCTCCGAACGAGCTAGACGAATTGCTCGCTGAGGGCATCTTCGTGACCATCACGCCGCTGATCTTTCCGCTGACGTGGTTCTTTTCCTTTATCACCCTCCTCTTGCCCTTCGCCACAACCATCCTGGCGCTGCGCCAGATGCGCAGGCCCCCGCGCTGGTGGTTTGGAGTCGTGGCATTGAGCCTGGCCCCATTGGTCACGCCATCTGTATGCCTGACCCTTGGCGATTGGTTTCTTCAGCATCAGTCCCCTGGGGCGGCCTGGTTCGCTACATTCGCGTTCGACTTGCCCTCAATTGGGCTGTTCGGGTTTGCGTGCGCGCAGGGGTACCTGCTCTGGAAAGGCGCCCGGCATGCCGGTGAGCCTGCTGCGAAACCAACCAATGCCGCTTGACGAGCGCCAGCAGAGATGATATAGTGTCTCCTGTAGCCAGGCGGATTGGCATTTGCCCCCGTAGCTCAGTGGATAGAGCACCGGCCTCCGGAGCCGGGCGCGCAGGTTCGATTCCTGTCGGGGGTACCAGCTACGTATCACCAGAAACCCGATAGCTTCTGCTATCGGGATAGTTGTTTTGGGGCAGGCATCGTCTGGCTTCTGGCTTCTTCAGGAACCATTCACAAAACGCGTCTCGCCGACGGCCAGCGTCCAGTTGTGGGTCCGGTCCAATCCTTGCTCATCCCACCAGGCGGCCAGGCGTTTAGGTGGTTCA
Encoded proteins:
- a CDS encoding glycosyltransferase family 87 protein → MANREYHVPTLPVAEPSTQEERPPAVPIKKRARPRVHASWYLYTAACWILLALGLILLVQQVVQVSQMPSDFCQDYIAAQRLAQGTPIYLPLNSPANCPQGVGAYDTHPPPSALLVFPLGFLSYPAASLLWGCCLLAAYLASGILLLRALGWFSLRGVALFVIGSIYWQPLMGAEGDQNLWQFLLLLLVIAWVLERRGALAASGYLLGVAWLLKLWPSVLLLGAVTRRRWRQALGAALAIALGTALTLVVLGPETYMSYLGPVRAGEDAWAAYNGNVSLVGVVTRFLAGDGFLLPPVLFGVPLKEAVLLGEAAAGLFALGAAAFVGWCRWQAPNELDELLAEGIFVTITPLIFPLTWFFSFITLLLPFATTILALRQMRRPPRWWFGVVALSLAPLVTPSVCLTLGDWFLQHQSPGAAWFATFAFDLPSIGLFGFACAQGYLLWKGARHAGEPAAKPTNAA